The following proteins are co-located in the Macrobrachium rosenbergii isolate ZJJX-2024 chromosome 26, ASM4041242v1, whole genome shotgun sequence genome:
- the LOC136853036 gene encoding uncharacterized protein codes for MGDQELIKSEDACAIPKWGPNRGLRYEVDDFIVSPPSNEDGGFFHLRYGQRSKPRASTYDRINQELAMTIEVKDGDPVISEVGLSGVEIESPTLTISPTGLSPANTAENTPDTASVQRTKPLFVLDWKNFKLGGSKDETEDPAVKETPSLKLDEDIIGSQTIPSVIEELKATESEGNNSQKVEKSSTFAEEIIKKENQVQDHFASKKEKVEVSLVEKVQNLQVSPVAEPPFMTPPFSTPISTPLTTPQTSPVVKRKIYNVVMDQGANHGYFCTKPFQGSQQNSDSSTYMSGGGGSVGLSATSAQMTQQLENSNKVAAALEPGQKLGKKRRPKPSTLREMNFWAPTSM; via the exons ATGGGCGACCAAGAACTTATCAAATCGGAGGATGCCTGTGCCATACCAAAGTGGGGTCCTAATAGAGGATTGAG GTACGAGGTTGATGACTTCATTGTATCGCCCCCTTCCAATGAGGACGGGGGCTTCTTCCATCTGCGCTATGGACAACGCTCTAAGCCCAGAGCATCTACATATGATCGTATCAACCAGGAACTGGCCATGACAATTgag GTCAAAGATGGGGACCCTGTGATTTCGGAAGTGGGTCTCTCTGGAGTGGAGATAGAATCCCCAACACTCACCATATCACCCACTGGTCTGTCTCCTGCCAACACCGCAGAAAACACTCCAGACACTGCTTCTGTTCAGAGAACGAAGCCTCTCTTTGTTTTAGATTGGAAAA atTTCAAACTGGGAGGTTCCAAGGACGAGACTGAAGATCCTGCTGTCAAAGAGACCCCATCCCTGAAACTTGACGAGGATATTATTGGAAGTCAAACCATTCCATCAGTGATAGAAGAATTGAAAGCTACTGAGAGTGAGGGTAACAACAGTCAAAAGGTTGAAAAGAGCAGCACATTTGCCGAAGAAATcatcaaaaaggaaaatcaagTTCAGGATCACTTTGcttctaagaaagagaaggtagaAGTCAGTCTAGTGGAGAAGGTTCAGAACTTGCAGGTTTCACCAGTAGCTGAACCACCTTTTATGACGCCTCCATTTTCAACCCCTATTTCAACACCCTTGACAACCCCACAGACATCTCCAGTTGTCAAACGGAAGATATATAACGTAGTAATGGATCAAGGGGCTAACCATGGCTACTTTTGCACTAAGCCTTTCCAGGGATCCCAACAGAACTCGGATTCCTCGACATACATGTCtggtggtggtggaagtgttGGTCTTTCAGCCACAAGTGCACAGATGACCCAACAGTTAGAAAACAGCAACAAAGTTGCTGCAGCTTTGGAGCCAGGACAAAAACTAGGTAAGAAACGGAGACCTAAGCCATCAActttgcgagaaatgaatttttgggCTCCAACCTCTATGTAA